The genomic window CCAGGGACCACATCACGAAGACGGCGATGGCGATGGCGATGACGGACCAGACGGGGGCGTAGGGGAGGAACATGAAGTACTCGATGGCGAAGAGGGACGCGAAGGCGATGCCCAGGCCGCGGGCCCAGTCCCTGCCCTGGAGGATGCTGTAGCCGGTGAGGGTGACGATGACGCCGAGGGCCAGGTGGATCCAGCCCCAGGTGGTGAGGCTGAACTCGAAGACGTAGTCGCCGATGGGCGTGTACACGTCGTCCGTGGCGATGCCGGCGATGCCGTTGAGGATGCCCATGATGCCGCCGACCATCATGAGGACACCGGCGAAGACCGTGCCGCCGAGGGCCCAGGCCGAGCCGGAGTGCTTCGCGTAGGAGGGCGTCGGTGTCGAGATGGTCTGGTCGGACTGGGGGTTCTCGCGCGGGGTGGTGCTGTGCTGTGTCATGTGGGCCTCCTCAGAACGTCATCGAATGTCTTCGAATGGATGGACAGTTCATCCGCAGGGTCGCGCCGCGTGAGGAGGGCCGCAGCCGGTGTGGGCCGAATGGGTGACGGCGGTGGCGTCAGCCGACCCTTGCCAGGAAGTCCTCCAGGGCCTTGTTGAAGTCGTCCGGGCGCTCCAGGTTCGGCAGGTGGGCGGCGCCGTCGATGACGTGGAGGGTGGAGTCGGGGAGGGCGGCGTGCATGGCCTCGGCGTCGGTGACGGGGGTGTACTCGTCGTCGGTGCCGACGACGACCAGCGCGGGGACGGTGACGCGGGTGAGCAGACCGCGGTAGTCGGGGCGTTCGGCGCGGCCGCGCAGGGCCGCCGCGGCGCCCTCGGGGTCGGTGGCGGTCATCATGCGGCGTACGTGGGCCGCGACCTCGGCGTCCGCGTAGGGCGCGACCATCTTGTGGAGCACCTCGTCGGCGTACCCGGTCATGCCCTCGCGCAGCAGCCGGTCGGCCATGGCGTTCCGGGTCCGCTTGCCCTCCGCCGTCTCGGCGGCCGGGAAGGTGTCGGCGAGGACGAGACCGCGGACGCGGTGCGGGAACTGTCGGTAGCACTCCATCGCGATCTGGCCGCCCATGGAGAGGCCCGCGAGGACGAAGTCGGAGACACCGAGGTCGTCCAGGAGCGTCGCGATGTCCTCGGCGAACGTCGAGAGCGGGGTGATGCCCGGGATCACGGGGGAGGCGCCGTAGCCGCGCAGGTCGGGGGCGACGACCCGGCGGGAGGGGGCGAAGGCGGTGATCTGGGGGTGCCACATCGTGCGGTCGAAGGGGTGGCCGTGGATGAGGACGAGGGGGAGGGGAAGGGAGGATTCTGCTTCCCCTTTGTCCTCGTATGCGAGGAAGGTGGTCATGGGTTCGACCCTAGGGTTCCTCAACTCCTCGGTGCAATAAGATCTTTGCTCTCGGTGCAATGTGGGGAGGGTGGGCGGAGAAGTGGTGGCTGCCGACTACCGGCGTATCGCCGATCGCGTCGCGGACGACATCGCCGCCGGGCGGCTGAAGCCCGGTGACCGGCTGCCGCCGCAGCGGGTGTTCGCACGGCGGCGGGGGATCGCCGGGTCGACCGCCGGGCGGGTCTACGCGGAGCTGGTGCGGCGCGGGCTGGTGGTGGGGGAGGTCGGGCGCGGGACGTTCGTACGGGCGGCGCCGCCGGTGTCGGCGGGGTGGGCGCTGGCGGAGCCGGCCACGTCGGCGCCCGTGAACCTGGAGCTCAACTACCCTGCCGTGCCCGGCCAGGCGGAGCTGCTGGCCGCCGGGATCGCGCCGTTGCTGCGGCCGGACGTGCTGGCGGACGCGCTGCGTACGGCGCCCGCGACCGGTACGGCCGCCGCGCGCGAGGCCGCGGCCGGACTGCTCGCCACGGGCGGCTGGCGGCCGGCCCCGGACCGGTTCCTCTTCGCCGGGAACGCCCGCCAGGCCATCGCCGCGGCCCTCGCCCACCTCGTACGGCCCGGGGGCCGGGTCGGGGTCGAGTCCCTCACGTATCCGCTGGTCAAGGAGATCGCCGGGCGGTTGGGGGTGACCTTGGTGCCGCTCGCGACGGACGAGGAGGGGGTGCGGCCGGAGGCCGTGGTGGCGGCGCATCGGGCGGCGCCGTTGTCGGCGGTGTATGTGCAGCCGACGTTGCACAATCCGACGTCCGTGACGATGGGCGGGGAGCGGCGGGCCGAACTCGCGGGTGTGGTGCGGGAGTTGGATCTGCCGGTGATCGAGGACCGGATCTGGGCGTTCCTGGCGGACGGGGATGTCCAGGCGCCGCCGCCGTTGGCCGCGTACGCGCCGGAGCGGGTGTTCGTCGTCGACGGGCTGTCCAAGCGGGTGGCGCCGGGGCTGACGGTCGGCTTTCTCGTGGTGCCGGAGGGGCGGGTCGACGGAGTGGCCGCCGCATTGCGTTCGGGAGGCTGGGCGGCGGGGCGGTTCGCCCTGGAGGCGGGGGTGCGGTGGATCGGGGATGGGACGGTGGGGAGGCTGGTCGCGGCGAAGCGGGCGGATGCGGCGGCGCGGCAGCGGCTGGTCGCCGAGCATCTCGCGGGGTTCGCGGTGCGGGGGGACGCGCGGGCGTACTACGTGTGGTGGGAGCTGCCGGAGCCGTGGCGCGCCGACCCGTTCTGCGCGGCGGCGGCGGAGCGGGGGGTGGCGGTGACCCCGGGGTCGGCGTTCAGCGTGCCCGGGGTTGGGCGGGGGGCGGGGTTCAGGGGGCCGGGGGTGGAGGCTTGGCGGGGGTCGGCTGTCAGTGGTCCGGCGGTCGGTGTTGGGCGGGGGGCGGGGGCGCTTGCCGGCGCTGACCGGGTGCCGCTGCGCCCACCCGTGCCGCCCCAGCGGCACGATTGCCCGCAGCCAAGTTGTCCGGAGGGGGCGGGGGTGCTTGCCGGCGCTGACCGGGTGCCGCTGCGCCCACCCGTGCCGCCCCAGCGGCACGATTGCCCGCAGCCAAGTTGTCCGGGGGAGCCGGGGGTGGGTGTGTTTTCCGTTCGGCGGGGCAGGGCCGTGGCTTCCGCGGCCGACTGCGTCAGGCTTGGACTTGGTTCGGTTTCTCTGTCGGAGTTGGCGGGGGCGCTGCGGGTGCTGGGCGACGTCGCGCGAGGCGGGACGTGAGCCAGGCGGCCGCGGCGACGGTGGCGCCGATGCCCAGGAGCCCCCAGGTCACGGTGCGGAGGGTGGCGGTGAGGGCGTCGTAGACGGCGCCGGCGGCCGCGGGGGAGACGTCCGGGGGCAGGTCGGCGAGGGTGAGGTGGCGGCCCAGGGCGACGGCGACGCCGAGCAGGGCGCCGCCGAGAGCCGTGCC from Streptomyces sp. DSM 40750 includes these protein-coding regions:
- a CDS encoding DUF7144 family membrane protein — encoded protein: MTQHSTTPRENPQSDQTISTPTPSYAKHSGSAWALGGTVFAGVLMMVGGIMGILNGIAGIATDDVYTPIGDYVFEFSLTTWGWIHLALGVIVTLTGYSILQGRDWARGLGIAFASLFAIEYFMFLPYAPVWSVIAIAIAVFVMWSLATSHNHERTT
- a CDS encoding alpha/beta fold hydrolase, with translation MTTFLAYEDKGEAESSLPLPLVLIHGHPFDRTMWHPQITAFAPSRRVVAPDLRGYGASPVIPGITPLSTFAEDIATLLDDLGVSDFVLAGLSMGGQIAMECYRQFPHRVRGLVLADTFPAAETAEGKRTRNAMADRLLREGMTGYADEVLHKMVAPYADAEVAAHVRRMMTATDPEGAAAALRGRAERPDYRGLLTRVTVPALVVVGTDDEYTPVTDAEAMHAALPDSTLHVIDGAAHLPNLERPDDFNKALEDFLARVG